A single window of Pseudomonas benzenivorans DNA harbors:
- a CDS encoding enoyl-CoA hydratase/isomerase family protein, producing the protein MSNILSCVLADVRNGVGHLTLNRPDDLNALTLPMVRQLFRYLGAWEKDSAIRAVVLRGAGNRAFCAGGDIRQLYESHRTGDNQHELFFEEEYALDEYLHNYPKPVLALMDGFVLGGGMGLAQAATLRVISERTRMGMPEVGIGFFPDVGGSYFLPRLPGELGLYLGVTGTQVRAADAIYSGLADYCLSSARFPELDKTLDQMTWSSAPLEDLNSLIKSLASEQVLGSELKAYRQAIDQYFNLPDLPTIRTALQSEERPELLDWAEETVRLLDSRSPLSMAVTLELLRRGRYLSLGDCFAMELHLSYQWFDKGDLIEGVRALIIDKDKNPQWNPPTLADLEPVGIQSFFRGFRPATGKPLRKA; encoded by the coding sequence ACGACCTGAACGCTCTTACGCTGCCCATGGTGCGCCAGTTGTTCCGATACCTAGGGGCCTGGGAAAAGGATTCGGCAATCCGTGCCGTAGTTCTGCGTGGGGCAGGCAATAGAGCCTTCTGTGCCGGCGGCGACATCCGCCAGCTATATGAAAGCCACAGGACCGGCGATAACCAGCACGAGTTGTTCTTCGAGGAGGAATATGCCCTCGACGAATACCTGCACAACTACCCCAAGCCAGTGCTCGCGCTGATGGATGGTTTTGTCCTCGGTGGCGGCATGGGCTTGGCCCAAGCCGCCACACTGCGGGTCATCAGCGAACGCACCCGGATGGGCATGCCGGAGGTCGGCATTGGCTTTTTCCCGGATGTTGGCGGTAGCTATTTTCTACCGCGTCTGCCGGGCGAGCTGGGGCTCTATCTGGGCGTGACTGGCACTCAAGTGCGCGCCGCCGATGCTATTTACAGCGGTCTGGCCGACTACTGTCTGTCTAGTGCGCGGTTTCCCGAACTGGACAAGACCCTGGATCAGATGACGTGGAGCAGCGCACCATTGGAAGACCTCAACAGCCTGATCAAAAGCCTAGCCAGCGAGCAGGTCCTCGGGTCAGAGCTGAAAGCCTATCGTCAGGCGATAGACCAGTATTTCAACCTGCCTGATCTCCCGACAATTCGTACGGCGTTGCAAAGCGAGGAACGTCCCGAATTGCTCGACTGGGCCGAGGAAACGGTTCGCCTGCTCGACAGTCGCTCGCCATTGTCCATGGCTGTGACCCTGGAGTTACTGCGCCGCGGACGCTACCTCAGTCTCGGTGACTGCTTCGCAATGGAACTGCACCTAAGCTACCAGTGGTTCGACAAAGGCGACCTCATAGAGGGTGTCCGCGCGCTGATCATCGACAAGGACAAGAATCCGCAGTGGAACCCACCGACCCTGGCAGACCTGGAGCCGGTAGGGATTCAATCCTTCTTCAGAGGCTTTCGCCCAGCCACTGGCAAGCCTCTTCGTAAAGCCTGA